The following are encoded in a window of Arthrobacter sp. OAP107 genomic DNA:
- a CDS encoding DUF6545 domain-containing protein, translating to MEIVPAAALWILTVLRLPAAFDPDRGSVFRATILAAIACTLYIPAVYYGVDPLLGGHNRVGLATLLSLLLGFWQFRTAILLAAVTDLEVRRRQLALGRWAAGAACMAVTAGFLASRVDVTDPNLPLTYGDQPGMAVFLWTGSAFITWICLDIARVCRSNIPHMHAPAFRSAFILIAAGCMLFALVLLDRLLYGAVVSVEGTDSPTAAVLTSLYWIGETSAVLLVSLGLLLPRLASHLKYGPFGLRVRLLLLEIGPIWNRVASGEHDLVLEHRPVRRRIFFCRHAETQLHRRLVEIRDCELASPAASGRLGAHDRSVVERAEHALERRSGAQLTQ from the coding sequence ATGGAGATCGTCCCGGCGGCCGCCCTCTGGATCCTGACTGTCCTCAGGCTGCCGGCAGCCTTCGATCCTGACCGTGGGAGCGTTTTCCGTGCGACTATTCTGGCCGCGATCGCCTGCACGCTTTATATTCCCGCCGTGTATTACGGCGTCGATCCTCTGCTCGGCGGTCACAACCGCGTCGGGCTGGCTACTCTTTTGTCTCTGCTCCTGGGATTTTGGCAGTTCAGGACTGCCATTTTGCTGGCCGCTGTAACCGACCTGGAAGTACGACGGCGGCAACTCGCCTTGGGCCGGTGGGCGGCGGGCGCTGCTTGCATGGCGGTAACGGCAGGATTTCTCGCAAGCCGCGTCGATGTGACCGATCCGAACCTCCCGCTGACTTACGGCGACCAGCCTGGAATGGCAGTGTTCCTCTGGACGGGCTCGGCATTCATCACCTGGATTTGCCTCGATATAGCCCGCGTGTGCCGCAGCAACATCCCACACATGCACGCACCCGCGTTCCGCTCAGCTTTCATCCTCATCGCTGCCGGCTGCATGCTGTTTGCTCTGGTCCTGCTCGACCGTTTGCTCTACGGCGCCGTGGTGAGCGTCGAGGGCACCGACAGCCCGACTGCAGCCGTCCTCACCAGCCTGTATTGGATCGGCGAAACATCCGCTGTTCTCCTTGTCAGCCTCGGGCTGCTTCTCCCCCGCCTGGCAAGTCATCTCAAATACGGCCCCTTCGGACTGCGTGTCAGGCTGTTGCTCTTGGAGATCGGGCCCATATGGAACCGCGTAGCCTCCGGCGAGCATGACCTGGTCCTCGAGCACCGACCTGTTAGGCGTCGCATATTCTTCTGCCGCCACGCAGAAACACAGCTTCACCGGCGTCTCGTCGAAATACGTGATTGTGAACTGGCCAGCCCCGCAGCTTCCGGGCGCCTGGGCGCCCACGATCGGTCCGTCGTCGAACGCGCCGAGCATGCACTCGAGAGGCGGTCCGGAGCGCAACTGACGCAATAA
- a CDS encoding oxygenase MpaB family protein has translation MSIHASLADSLHRQETADPEDWEATFRRMVLFDLAADMELGFFLSYYRNFAIPSIAATLHTNGEIQQRPMKRSYDTAIVIYELVASGLDSDRGREMISLLNHVHRNVPGSKDDFLYVLLTLLVVPIRWTQQHAWRQPTTAELAAASRFFTELGSRMNIDSMPGTYAEAAQFFDRYEAAHVAPSPEGQQLMDATVQVFQGRLPRPLRPLAGQIISAMLDDSRLVSALGLPRATRISRTTLKGGLAIRNAIHRRRPLKQKPHFTPGKAGRSLYPSGYSLGQIGPINIPPSPACRSNELS, from the coding sequence TTGAGCATCCACGCGAGCCTCGCCGATAGCCTCCATCGGCAGGAAACCGCCGACCCAGAGGACTGGGAAGCCACCTTCCGCAGGATGGTTCTCTTCGACCTGGCAGCGGATATGGAACTGGGCTTCTTCCTCTCGTACTACCGCAACTTCGCCATCCCGAGCATCGCTGCCACTCTCCACACCAACGGCGAAATCCAGCAGCGCCCCATGAAGCGCTCCTACGACACCGCGATCGTCATCTACGAGCTCGTCGCCAGCGGTTTGGACAGCGACCGCGGCCGCGAAATGATCAGCCTGCTCAACCACGTGCACCGCAATGTCCCCGGCAGCAAGGACGATTTCCTCTACGTCCTCCTCACCCTGCTGGTTGTGCCGATCCGATGGACCCAGCAGCATGCCTGGCGCCAGCCAACAACAGCAGAACTCGCCGCCGCCTCGCGCTTCTTCACCGAGCTGGGGTCCAGGATGAACATCGACTCCATGCCCGGCACATATGCGGAGGCCGCGCAATTTTTCGACCGTTACGAGGCCGCGCACGTCGCACCGTCCCCCGAGGGCCAGCAATTGATGGACGCCACCGTCCAGGTTTTCCAAGGCCGACTGCCGCGCCCTCTGCGCCCGCTCGCCGGGCAAATCATCAGCGCAATGCTCGACGACAGCCGCCTGGTCTCAGCGCTCGGCCTCCCCCGCGCCACCCGGATTTCCCGCACCACTCTCAAAGGCGGGCTTGCGATTCGCAACGCCATCCACCGCCGTCGGCCATTGAAACAGAAGCCTCATTTCACACCCGGCAAGGCCGGCCGCTCTTTGTACCCGAGCGGGTATTCCCTGGGCCAGATCGGCCCGATCAATATTCCGCCCTCCCCCGCCTGCAGAAGCAATGAACTATCGTGA
- a CDS encoding DUF4192 domain-containing protein: MEELTIHTPADVLSFVGHTLGFWPQESLVCITMSDNRIGATLRVDLPKPGTEISYAQTVAGYLAHDTNASSVLFAVYTSQAEEASEVRPHAATIAALTGALAERGMSIRDGLLVGDETVCQYDGGANGPSLPLAATQSSQINAEFVYRGSTIEPTNRITLPASTKETDTADAVQDRLKALGNLKVGDALEQARARWTDMLESTSYPSRDEIVNFIADLQFPVIRDRLMADIPGIDERMDRILLAQTHDKPEWSRVEWAQQLLLHAYTHSSTKHSAPILTAVAFINWWEGRGSKAHQFLQLALEADPAYHLARVSDIMIGSGVVAGWNMNKGTAYRDPGLEA; the protein is encoded by the coding sequence ATGGAAGAGCTCACCATCCACACCCCCGCCGACGTTCTCAGCTTTGTTGGCCACACACTAGGGTTTTGGCCCCAGGAAAGCCTCGTCTGCATCACCATGTCCGACAACAGGATAGGGGCTACGCTTCGCGTTGACCTGCCCAAACCGGGCACCGAGATCAGCTATGCACAGACCGTCGCCGGGTATCTGGCCCACGACACCAACGCTTCCAGCGTGCTTTTTGCCGTCTACACCTCCCAGGCGGAGGAGGCCAGCGAGGTCAGGCCGCATGCGGCAACTATCGCCGCGCTGACAGGCGCCCTCGCCGAACGTGGAATGTCCATCCGTGATGGACTCTTGGTAGGAGACGAGACAGTTTGTCAGTACGACGGCGGTGCCAACGGCCCGTCCCTCCCTCTGGCCGCAACGCAGTCTAGCCAAATCAATGCTGAATTCGTCTACCGCGGCAGCACGATCGAACCGACCAACCGTATTACCTTGCCGGCTTCGACCAAGGAAACCGATACCGCTGACGCTGTCCAGGACCGCCTGAAGGCACTCGGCAATCTGAAGGTCGGCGACGCGCTCGAGCAGGCAAGGGCACGCTGGACGGACATGCTGGAGTCGACAAGCTATCCCAGCCGGGACGAAATCGTGAACTTCATTGCGGATCTCCAGTTCCCGGTGATCCGAGACAGACTGATGGCTGACATCCCAGGGATCGACGAACGCATGGACCGAATCCTCCTCGCCCAAACGCACGACAAGCCGGAGTGGTCCCGAGTCGAATGGGCACAGCAACTCCTGCTCCATGCCTACACGCACAGCAGCACCAAGCACTCGGCGCCTATCCTCACCGCAGTAGCCTTCATCAATTGGTGGGAAGGCCGCGGCAGCAAGGCACACCAGTTCCTCCAGCTCGCCCTCGAGGCCGACCCCGCATACCACTTAGCGAGAGTCAGTGACATCATGATCGGCTCGGGAGTGGTAGCCGGCTGGAACATGAACAAAGGCACGGCATATCGAGATCCGGGGCTAGAAGCCTGA